The Blastocatellia bacterium genome includes a region encoding these proteins:
- a CDS encoding Ig-like domain-containing protein, with translation MKFTILAILASFGLTVLLPVVVHSPPRASAQFVPRQMIEGPYWTVQSGFESWLMVSNTSDEPIQVFPEFFAANGQRVELPALALRQRERQHLNLRQWLSAQKVTFTWGSLRFRHTGKEFSLAAQVTVTQPEASWSFDFPLDNRDWFYRSTVLDGLWWLPDESSAAQLILTNTGEQPVTVRPTLLINGQPRALAPLTLQPHQVRQVSLGEALAALNLTAPLPTNGGLRIEHDGEPGDVLAYVMVHNDQGFSTTIRCVDPAMRRSRGLHGAGLFIKPSSVPGVSLTSFDTLLLLGNTTGADIQATVRVTYTVGLLTKTATLPALRLAPYQVKQVALNEALARAGLPRRIDSAGLEIAYTSEPGSVVAHAVSFDRSASMAFDVLIKDPDALPTNTFAFPWRLTGQTRSVVQIKNTRQEVGQFQLKLVHEAGEWDWGVQAIGPGETVTLDIRALRDRQIGSDQDQVIPRWIERGQAQWTDVSPQRGLIGRVIIYDPRLKINTSTNEWGGGNQTSRPWGCIRWGVEGSEGPCVAGPSGPDPNQPPVTQSLPLGQVLELPVWGKRVECDTGALFENINLSTSGALTFAVNPPNSVTIRQIVQEGNRFVRISRIQAGTVDVTARFTTDFYWPNCEPIIGDDRVLTATLRLTDATGQITVQVPDGGEDWPIGSVQTIRWNSVNVTGNVKIELSRNGGSSYETLVASQPNTGSVSWQVTGPPTSHALIKISSVTTPSVSDTSNGVFILRQPPTGPPLIESITPGVVTSAVGNLPHLRMGFVNENMTTRLTLTGSNLNGATLSIPPSQQPSCAPSISIVSVDPAGRTMQLDAFVPTHLCFVFYQYYSTNYVPTALVNSYGYQAFNLSVVPARLKISSYTPAIVRPGSMYALSVVGYHLNGATLTSEDPSRLQISNVSVRQLDSPFPLFVMNGLVQISEDAAGQVEIRVSGAMGMDTEPIVIDPQVPLDAPATADGLQTFTIAADLVTPIYFQTPKVLDELPDQPAGTNQGGVAFGARYNPFHFRWFASLIACRGTVCPPLNNFPLTPVNITGLVIGVSIDVSLEFVVYVTPSPIGGLGVNVRLSICARVSGWAGIIGGPATAFSVGLCYGGPPPSISQSRITGMSYASTGCLAVGNLFQLPGYLNATVRAIGCCPGTLQLNFSSLIAPDGNGARPEEIGIIPWEVRLTSYRPELTRVEFSPSEVQVEPGGASTTVLLRAYVINPGTGEGGQDVTVRVNRDNARSLPCIISNVTPVSLTQFVPANNVAVPFVFAVQLSALPGCALPGLLAYRADMSLDAGVNSFACTSPGVEPSATLLVRRVAQKTARIKSTTFNPTTTNPGGSSVLTVTVETENVTSQDFLQVYVELSLPSVGCGLLTAVAPGESNPQGKLGSSSGLIDFRFTIIVPAGCSVPTGTATWKADLVNLPSNITKLRPVQDSAVLSIQPGQLASYIKPRVMSLAVGQSKQLTPEDQHCQPMQQFPQGTTFGVQNSNIATVSANGLLTARATGTTDVQARLPNNQLLYCAHQGCVAGPPPRVQVGPITIKLRFLNDAVLYLRDTADGGLGLGTTKVEQIKARTRERVQELYEEAMANVIVELAQGSVAVTDEDAVIVVDITAIRGANGRFLRAPDQNPSLNTQPTYMLGQAQINHLNLTFGGDIIYNANVAEDDRLGVFVNRLPYYKDRVLVVNDAQRIGNGIGNVAAHEVGHRLGLVPNPASRPNPRTGHSSEQERDIIRDDRFTGWMFDGTELNHTREGANEEELMASQLASRDLLENPYVFTTRPTFRAGLRQDSEYLKTILPRP, from the coding sequence TTGAAGTTTACCATTCTGGCGATTCTCGCCTCCTTTGGACTGACGGTTTTGTTGCCGGTCGTAGTTCATTCGCCGCCACGTGCTTCCGCGCAATTTGTGCCGCGTCAGATGATCGAAGGGCCGTATTGGACGGTCCAATCGGGGTTCGAGTCATGGTTGATGGTCAGCAACACCTCGGACGAACCGATTCAAGTTTTTCCTGAATTTTTCGCCGCAAATGGGCAACGGGTCGAGCTGCCCGCGCTGGCGCTGCGCCAGCGCGAACGGCAGCACCTCAATCTGCGCCAGTGGCTGAGCGCACAGAAAGTGACGTTTACCTGGGGCAGCTTGCGGTTTCGTCATACGGGAAAGGAATTTTCACTTGCTGCGCAGGTGACCGTCACCCAGCCAGAGGCAAGCTGGTCGTTCGATTTTCCCCTCGATAACCGCGATTGGTTTTATCGCTCAACCGTACTCGATGGACTGTGGTGGCTGCCGGATGAATCGAGTGCGGCCCAGTTGATTCTGACCAATACCGGTGAGCAACCGGTGACCGTCAGACCCACGTTGCTCATCAACGGTCAACCGCGCGCGCTCGCGCCGTTAACGCTTCAGCCGCATCAAGTGCGACAGGTGTCACTTGGTGAGGCCCTGGCTGCGTTGAATCTGACCGCTCCGCTGCCGACCAACGGTGGCCTCCGGATCGAACATGATGGCGAGCCGGGCGACGTGCTCGCATACGTGATGGTACATAATGACCAGGGTTTTTCCACGACGATTCGCTGCGTGGACCCGGCCATGCGCCGCTCCCGTGGCCTGCACGGCGCTGGACTGTTCATCAAACCGAGCAGCGTGCCCGGCGTCAGCTTGACCAGTTTCGATACGCTATTGCTTCTGGGCAATACCACCGGCGCTGACATCCAAGCGACTGTGCGAGTGACCTACACGGTGGGCTTACTGACGAAAACGGCGACGCTGCCCGCGCTGAGGCTAGCTCCCTACCAGGTGAAACAAGTGGCGTTGAACGAGGCACTCGCGCGGGCAGGGCTGCCCCGCCGGATTGACTCAGCGGGATTGGAAATTGCTTACACGAGCGAGCCGGGCAGCGTTGTCGCCCATGCGGTCAGTTTCGATCGCAGCGCCAGCATGGCGTTCGACGTGTTGATCAAAGACCCGGACGCGCTGCCGACCAACACCTTTGCGTTTCCCTGGCGATTGACAGGACAGACGCGCTCGGTGGTGCAGATCAAGAACACGCGGCAGGAAGTCGGTCAGTTTCAGTTGAAGCTGGTGCATGAAGCTGGCGAGTGGGATTGGGGCGTGCAGGCGATTGGACCGGGCGAGACGGTGACGTTGGATATTCGCGCGTTGCGAGACCGGCAAATTGGCAGCGATCAGGATCAAGTGATACCGCGATGGATCGAGCGGGGGCAGGCGCAGTGGACGGACGTGAGCCCACAGCGTGGCTTGATTGGCCGGGTGATCATTTATGATCCGCGCCTGAAGATCAACACCAGCACGAATGAATGGGGCGGTGGAAATCAAACTAGCCGACCTTGGGGTTGCATTCGTTGGGGAGTCGAGGGGAGCGAAGGCCCGTGTGTGGCGGGTCCGTCGGGGCCCGACCCCAATCAACCGCCCGTGACCCAATCGCTGCCGCTCGGTCAAGTCTTGGAACTGCCCGTTTGGGGCAAGAGAGTGGAGTGTGACACCGGGGCGTTGTTTGAAAATATCAATTTATCAACCTCGGGTGCACTGACATTTGCTGTGAATCCCCCCAATTCGGTCACTATTCGGCAGATTGTTCAAGAGGGTAACCGGTTTGTTCGCATCTCGCGGATTCAGGCCGGCACGGTGGACGTTACGGCCCGATTCACGACGGATTTCTATTGGCCGAATTGTGAGCCTATCATCGGTGATGACCGCGTTTTGACAGCCACGTTGAGGCTGACGGACGCGACGGGGCAGATCACCGTGCAGGTGCCCGATGGCGGCGAGGATTGGCCGATCGGATCGGTGCAAACGATCCGCTGGAATTCGGTCAATGTCACGGGGAATGTCAAGATCGAGTTGTCGCGTAATGGCGGCAGCAGCTACGAGACGCTGGTTGCCAGCCAGCCCAACACGGGCTCCGTCAGTTGGCAGGTGACAGGGCCGCCCACCAGCCACGCGCTCATCAAAATCTCGAGCGTCACGACGCCGTCAGTGAGTGACACCAGCAATGGCGTGTTCATTCTCCGGCAGCCACCGACCGGCCCGCCACTAATAGAATCTATCACGCCGGGCGTGGTAACATCTGCTGTCGGTAATTTGCCCCACTTGCGGATGGGGTTTGTCAATGAGAACATGACGACGAGATTGACATTGACGGGATCGAATCTCAACGGGGCCACACTCAGTATTCCTCCCAGCCAACAACCTAGTTGTGCGCCGAGCATCAGCATTGTCAGTGTTGATCCAGCCGGTCGAACGATGCAACTAGATGCGTTTGTTCCAACGCATCTCTGTTTCGTTTTTTACCAATACTACTCCACAAATTACGTTCCCACAGCGCTCGTTAACTCTTATGGATACCAGGCGTTCAATCTTAGTGTTGTGCCGGCCAGACTAAAGATTTCTTCGTACACACCTGCCATTGTCCGACCGGGAAGCATGTATGCGCTGTCGGTGGTCGGTTATCACTTAAACGGGGCAACGCTGACCTCAGAAGACCCAAGTCGCTTACAGATTTCCAACGTTTCAGTCCGACAATTAGACTCGCCATTCCCGCTGTTTGTGATGAACGGGTTGGTGCAAATTTCGGAAGATGCCGCCGGGCAGGTAGAAATCAGAGTGTCCGGTGCAATGGGGATGGACACCGAACCGATTGTGATTGATCCGCAGGTTCCCCTCGACGCTCCCGCCACGGCTGACGGTCTTCAGACATTTACAATCGCAGCGGACCTAGTCACACCGATATACTTTCAAACGCCGAAGGTGCTCGATGAACTTCCCGACCAACCAGCCGGGACAAACCAGGGAGGCGTGGCCTTCGGTGCCCGTTATAACCCGTTCCACTTTCGATGGTTTGCCAGTCTAATTGCCTGCCGGGGAACCGTATGTCCGCCGTTGAATAATTTCCCCCTGACGCCGGTCAATATCACCGGTCTCGTTATTGGTGTCTCCATCGATGTGAGTTTGGAGTTTGTAGTATATGTCACTCCGTCCCCTATAGGAGGCCTGGGCGTTAATGTGCGCCTAAGTATTTGTGCCCGCGTCAGCGGTTGGGCGGGCATCATTGGCGGTCCAGCCACGGCGTTCAGTGTCGGGCTCTGCTATGGTGGCCCTCCGCCATCCATCTCTCAGAGCCGAATTACCGGGATGTCGTATGCGAGTACAGGCTGCTTAGCAGTCGGGAATCTATTCCAGCTTCCGGGTTATCTCAACGCTACGGTAAGAGCCATTGGCTGTTGTCCGGGCACGCTGCAACTGAATTTCAGTAGTTTAATTGCACCGGACGGGAATGGGGCACGGCCCGAGGAGATAGGGATTATTCCGTGGGAAGTCAGGTTAACAAGTTATAGACCGGAGTTGACACGTGTGGAGTTTTCTCCTAGTGAAGTCCAGGTGGAGCCGGGCGGCGCATCTACGACAGTGCTCCTGAGGGCATACGTGATAAATCCTGGTACGGGAGAGGGTGGCCAAGACGTTACAGTGCGCGTCAATCGAGACAATGCTCGCTCATTGCCCTGTATCATTAGCAACGTGACGCCGGTTTCTTTGACCCAATTTGTACCGGCCAACAACGTGGCGGTCCCATTTGTGTTTGCCGTTCAATTGAGTGCGCTCCCAGGGTGTGCGCTACCCGGACTGCTGGCATACAGGGCCGATATGTCCTTGGATGCAGGGGTGAATTCCTTCGCATGCACGTCCCCTGGCGTTGAACCCAGTGCCACCCTCCTTGTCCGCCGCGTTGCCCAGAAAACCGCTCGCATCAAAAGCACCACGTTCAACCCGACAACAACAAATCCTGGGGGAAGCTCGGTGCTGACGGTGACCGTTGAGACCGAGAACGTCACAAGCCAGGATTTTCTTCAGGTATATGTTGAGTTGAGTCTGCCGTCGGTAGGATGTGGTTTGTTGACAGCCGTTGCGCCTGGGGAATCGAATCCGCAGGGGAAGCTCGGCAGTAGTAGTGGCCTGATTGATTTTCGTTTTACGATCATTGTGCCGGCAGGCTGTAGTGTCCCAACCGGGACGGCGACATGGAAAGCTGATCTTGTGAATCTACCGTCGAACATCACCAAGTTACGTCCCGTGCAGGACAGTGCTGTGCTCAGCATCCAACCTGGTCAACTGGCCAGCTACATCAAGCCGCGCGTGATGTCGTTAGCTGTTGGGCAGAGCAAGCAACTGACGCCCGAAGATCAACATTGCCAACCGATGCAACAGTTCCCTCAAGGCACGACGTTTGGTGTACAGAACTCCAATATCGCCACCGTGAGCGCCAACGGTTTACTGACGGCACGTGCCACAGGTACAACCGACGTTCAGGCTAGGTTACCCAATAATCAACTGCTCTACTGTGCCCATCAGGGGTGTGTGGCAGGACCTCCACCGCGCGTTCAGGTCGGGCCGATAACTATCAAACTTCGGTTTCTCAATGATGCGGTGCTCTACTTAAGAGATACAGCCGATGGTGGTTTGGGACTGGGAACGACCAAAGTGGAGCAAATCAAGGCGAGAACGCGTGAGCGAGTTCAGGAGCTGTATGAGGAAGCTATGGCCAATGTCATTGTCGAGTTGGCGCAAGGGTCAGTGGCGGTGACTGACGAGGATGCTGTGATCGTGGTTGATATTACGGCGATTCGAGGGGCCAACGGGCGTTTTCTGCGAGCGCCTGATCAGAATCCCAGCTTGAATACACAACCAACTTACATGCTGGGGCAGGCCCAGATCAATCATCTGAACCTGACTTTCGGTGGAGATATTATCTACAATGCGAATGTGGCAGAAGACGATCGGTTAGGAGTGTTTGTGAACCGTTTGCCGTACTACAAGGACAGAGTACTGGTTGTCAATGACGCGCAACGGATTGGCAATGGGATTGGCAACGTAGCGGCGCACGAGGTGGGGCATCGGCTTGGGTTGGTGCCTAATCCGGCCAGCCGCCCGAATCCAAGGACTGGACATTCATCGGAACAGGAGAGGGACATAATTCGGGATGATCGGTTCACCGGCTGGATGTTTGATGGAACTGAATTGAATCACACGAGGGAGGGTGCGAATGAGGAGGAGCTAATGGCTTCGCAACTGGCTTCTCGTGACTTACTAGAGAACCCCTATGTGTTTACAACGCGACCGACTTTTAGGGCTGGTCTGCGACAAGACAGTGAGTACCTTAAAACAATATTGCCTCGGCCATGA
- a CDS encoding CHAT domain-containing protein: MQVETTTIQDLDQPATIQAAAKPSWSDEQFVEMVESLAGSDQLDYFLRSHQERINRDTIKLLKDRVNYLVQADLGQAMRLAEAMCNAAVLSGDPVCEAIAQHAWGQALYFSGRHSEALEAYERAAAIYGGLGMEVESARIARAQVAALMYVGNYAQALALADKAREVFRLHNEMVLLAGLELNVGSIHHRLDQYPEALECFNRARHLYADYQDELGIAWTNYNCANQYTCLNEFERALTLYQEAKLTFEKLNMWRMVNDVEYSLAWLHFQRGNFQESLKLFYKVNDRAKELSDVVTEALCDLDLSEVYLRLNAHEDALESAQSAVQKFSALGMTYEHIKARMYVGIARANRGEYAEAEQELQAARQGFKDEGNDVFMALTDVHLSELYTRQHALQQALTYAQEAKEVLERLGIASRTQYAEMQLAQIHYLMGNLDAAQQLCHSVLAKMEDMESPWLRHRCLYLLGATLERAGKPEEAYPHYTQAVAHLESLRSTISVDEFKSSFLEDKQRIYEDIVRLCLRRENEPMVTEAFSFVEAAKSRALVELLLRGDEHRIKRRSTTAAAEALHHQWQQVREQLDWYYNRINHYELRSQQPALTITRQLRQEVRRRERELAKLDRRMRVEDAEHVSLRTVTRPDVAELRRYLAADEVLIEYYVMSGRIKAFALDRDGVQVSSDLTTTANITSYLRRLRFYMEKFTLSDEYIRAHRQSIQQLTEQCLHGLYAEVVEPIASWIEGRKILFVPHNVLHYVPFHALYDGRQHLIDRHEISYSPSATVWKWSLDKARKQSPGDDVLIMGIPDDAMPFIHEEVGTVHSLWPQAKVFVGEEATLDCLKSEARNCRLLHLASHAVFRRDNPMFSALRLSDSWLSFFDIFNLDLTVDLVTLSACETGVNEVSPGDELFGLMRGFLYAGAPSLIVSLWMVNDRSTSTFMRWLYNGLKEGLTKRQAIRQAMLQIRAEYGHPYYWAPFILMGKPT, encoded by the coding sequence GTGCAGGTTGAAACGACAACGATCCAGGACTTGGATCAGCCGGCCACAATCCAGGCGGCAGCTAAGCCATCTTGGAGTGACGAACAATTCGTCGAGATGGTCGAATCACTCGCCGGTAGTGACCAGCTCGATTATTTCTTGCGCTCCCATCAAGAACGAATTAACCGTGACACAATCAAATTATTGAAGGATCGGGTGAACTATCTGGTTCAGGCGGACCTGGGTCAAGCGATGCGCTTGGCCGAAGCGATGTGCAACGCGGCTGTGCTTTCCGGCGATCCGGTTTGCGAAGCAATAGCCCAGCATGCCTGGGGCCAAGCGTTATATTTCTCTGGCCGACATTCAGAGGCACTTGAGGCTTATGAAAGAGCTGCTGCCATCTACGGTGGCTTGGGGATGGAAGTGGAGAGCGCCCGAATTGCTCGCGCTCAAGTCGCTGCTCTGATGTATGTTGGCAACTACGCTCAAGCGCTCGCATTGGCTGACAAGGCTCGTGAAGTGTTTCGTCTGCACAATGAGATGGTGCTGCTGGCGGGACTAGAACTCAACGTTGGCAGCATTCATCATCGTTTGGATCAATACCCCGAGGCGCTGGAATGTTTCAACCGTGCGCGGCATCTGTATGCGGATTATCAAGACGAATTGGGCATTGCCTGGACGAACTATAACTGTGCCAATCAATATACCTGCTTGAACGAATTTGAGCGGGCGCTGACGCTATACCAGGAAGCGAAGCTAACATTTGAGAAGCTCAACATGTGGCGCATGGTCAACGATGTTGAGTACAGTCTCGCGTGGTTGCACTTTCAGCGTGGCAATTTTCAGGAGAGTCTCAAACTATTCTACAAGGTAAATGATCGCGCCAAAGAGTTGAGTGATGTTGTTACTGAGGCGCTCTGTGATTTGGATTTGTCTGAAGTTTATTTGCGATTGAACGCTCATGAAGATGCGCTGGAATCGGCGCAATCAGCGGTGCAGAAGTTTTCCGCGCTGGGGATGACCTACGAGCATATTAAGGCGCGGATGTATGTAGGGATTGCGCGGGCCAATCGGGGCGAGTATGCCGAGGCCGAACAGGAATTGCAAGCGGCGCGGCAGGGCTTCAAGGATGAAGGCAATGATGTATTCATGGCGTTGACCGACGTGCACCTGAGCGAGCTATACACACGGCAGCACGCCTTGCAGCAGGCGCTCACCTATGCGCAGGAGGCCAAGGAGGTTTTAGAAAGGCTGGGGATTGCCTCCAGGACGCAGTATGCGGAGATGCAACTTGCGCAGATTCACTATTTGATGGGCAACCTGGATGCAGCGCAGCAGCTTTGCCACTCGGTGTTGGCGAAGATGGAGGACATGGAATCGCCGTGGTTGAGGCATCGGTGTTTGTACTTGCTGGGCGCGACGCTCGAACGAGCTGGGAAGCCGGAGGAAGCCTATCCGCATTACACGCAGGCGGTGGCCCATCTGGAGAGTTTGCGCAGCACGATCTCTGTGGATGAGTTCAAAAGCTCGTTCCTGGAGGACAAGCAACGGATTTATGAGGACATCGTCAGATTGTGCCTCAGAAGAGAAAACGAGCCGATGGTGACGGAGGCGTTTTCATTTGTTGAGGCGGCCAAGTCGCGTGCCCTGGTTGAATTGCTACTGAGAGGCGACGAGCATCGGATCAAGCGGCGGTCAACTACCGCGGCAGCGGAAGCGCTCCATCACCAATGGCAACAAGTGCGGGAGCAATTGGATTGGTACTACAACCGCATCAATCATTACGAACTGCGCAGCCAGCAGCCGGCTCTCACGATCACGCGACAGTTGCGTCAGGAGGTGCGGCGGCGCGAGCGGGAGTTGGCCAAGCTCGATCGGCGCATGCGTGTGGAAGACGCCGAACATGTTTCGTTGCGCACGGTGACACGACCTGACGTCGCCGAACTGCGTCGGTATCTGGCCGCTGACGAGGTGCTGATTGAGTATTACGTGATGAGTGGTCGGATCAAGGCCTTTGCGCTGGACCGGGATGGCGTGCAAGTTTCCTCAGACCTTACAACCACGGCGAACATCACCTCTTACTTGCGGCGATTGCGGTTTTACATGGAGAAGTTCACGTTGAGCGACGAGTACATTCGCGCGCACAGGCAGAGCATACAGCAGCTCACGGAGCAGTGTTTACATGGGCTTTACGCGGAGGTCGTCGAGCCGATTGCCTCGTGGATTGAAGGGCGCAAGATACTGTTTGTGCCACACAATGTCCTGCACTATGTGCCGTTCCATGCGTTGTACGACGGGCGCCAGCATCTGATTGATCGCCATGAAATCTCCTATAGTCCCAGCGCCACCGTGTGGAAGTGGAGTCTGGATAAGGCCCGCAAGCAGTCGCCGGGCGACGATGTGCTGATCATGGGCATTCCAGACGACGCCATGCCGTTCATTCATGAAGAAGTCGGCACGGTTCACTCGTTGTGGCCGCAGGCGAAGGTCTTTGTGGGTGAGGAAGCGACATTAGATTGTCTGAAGAGTGAGGCCAGGAACTGCCGGCTGCTTCACCTGGCGTCGCACGCTGTGTTTCGCCGCGACAATCCGATGTTTTCGGCGCTGCGACTGAGCGACTCGTGGTTGAGCTTTTTTGATATTTTCAACTTGGATTTAACGGTTGACCTGGTGACGTTGAGCGCCTGCGAAACCGGCGTGAACGAAGTCTCGCCCGGTGACGAGCTGTTT